The proteins below come from a single Chlorogloeopsis sp. ULAP01 genomic window:
- the hisIE gene encoding bifunctional phosphoribosyl-AMP cyclohydrolase/phosphoribosyl-ATP diphosphatase HisIE, producing MFFSANNSQNHAIPVDKIRYDERGLVPAIVQDYLDGAVLMMAWMNRESLQKTLETGETWFWSRSRQEFWHKGATSGHIQKVRSLRYDCDSDALLIGVEQVGDIACHTGERSCFHQVDGKIAPPPGDTLSQLFEIICDRRDHPNDSSYTCKLFAGGDNKILKKIGEESAEVVMACKDDDADAITSEVADLLYHTLVALAHHQVDLKSVYRKLQERRR from the coding sequence ATGTTTTTTTCTGCAAATAATTCACAAAACCACGCTATCCCTGTTGATAAAATTCGCTACGATGAACGCGGTCTTGTTCCAGCAATTGTCCAAGACTATCTGGATGGCGCTGTTTTGATGATGGCGTGGATGAATCGGGAATCACTACAAAAGACTTTGGAAACAGGAGAAACTTGGTTTTGGAGTCGTTCTCGTCAGGAATTTTGGCACAAAGGTGCGACTTCTGGTCATATTCAAAAAGTGCGAAGTCTTCGTTATGACTGTGACAGTGACGCACTGCTAATCGGAGTTGAGCAGGTGGGAGATATCGCTTGCCATACTGGTGAGCGCAGTTGTTTTCATCAAGTAGACGGAAAAATTGCTCCACCACCTGGTGATACCTTATCGCAATTGTTTGAAATCATTTGCGATCGCCGCGATCACCCAAATGACAGTTCCTATACCTGCAAATTATTTGCAGGTGGTGATAACAAAATTTTGAAAAAGATTGGTGAAGAAAGTGCGGAAGTGGTAATGGCATGTAAGGATGACGACGCTGATGCGATCACCTCTGAAGTCGCAGATTTGCTGTATCATACTCTCGTTGCTCTTGCTCATCATCAAGTTGATTTGAAATCTGTGTACCGAAAATTGCAAGAGCGTCGCCGCTAG
- a CDS encoding ChaB family protein, with product MLYKSNQDLPAEIRSGLSDTYQDVYRAAYNSAIDWYGEEAKAHKVALSAVKMQAVIHKSSDV from the coding sequence ATGTTATACAAGTCAAATCAAGACTTGCCTGCTGAAATTCGCAGTGGCTTATCCGATACTTACCAAGATGTTTACCGGGCTGCCTATAACTCGGCAATCGATTGGTATGGTGAAGAGGCAAAAGCTCATAAGGTAGCTTTGAGTGCTGTGAAGATGCAGGCTGTCATACATAAGAGTTCTGATGTTTAA
- a CDS encoding MFS transporter, whose product MSKSQIFSWFSLIHRQVWILMFGRFLSTIGTGLTLFYAPIFFVNQIGLSATSVGFALGCASISGVVGRILSGSLADSPQIGRRNTLLLATAISALACFVLATTHNFFILIIGQLISGLGVGLYWPATEAVVADLTPPENSHESFALTRLADNLGLGMGIICGGFLVSTTGNFRTLFIIDAVSFIVFFAVVYVAIAETYQSQSTQQELSAQIKVWIWALGDRRFLTYIAVNIIFTIYISQLHTTLPLYLKNFVPVGFSATGFTASTISTLFAWHLIVAIFGQLPAVSLVKHFFYPQALAISAILWAIGFSCIWFTGLCTTGHLYWATLALGVLATAVICYTPSAYSLVTYLAPASRRGVYFSINSLCWAIGYFIGPLLGGWALDQSQLLVNYFWLGLALSVFIVLAILLYLNRILLPSQ is encoded by the coding sequence GTGTCTAAATCCCAAATATTTTCATGGTTTTCCCTTATCCATCGCCAAGTTTGGATCTTGATGTTTGGTCGGTTCCTCTCAACGATTGGCACTGGTTTAACACTGTTTTATGCTCCCATCTTTTTTGTCAATCAAATTGGTTTATCAGCGACTTCGGTTGGTTTTGCTTTGGGTTGCGCCTCAATTTCAGGGGTAGTAGGACGGATTTTAAGCGGTTCTTTAGCTGATTCTCCTCAAATAGGACGCCGCAATACTTTATTGTTAGCAACAGCAATTTCAGCATTGGCTTGTTTCGTTTTGGCTACAACCCACAATTTTTTTATTCTGATTATCGGTCAGTTGATTAGTGGCTTAGGGGTTGGTTTATACTGGCCTGCAACTGAAGCAGTTGTTGCCGATCTAACACCACCTGAAAATAGTCATGAATCTTTTGCCCTTACCCGGCTAGCAGACAACTTAGGATTGGGGATGGGAATTATCTGCGGAGGATTTTTAGTCAGTACAACTGGCAATTTTCGCACCCTATTTATTATTGATGCTGTTTCATTCATCGTATTTTTTGCGGTGGTTTATGTAGCGATCGCAGAAACTTATCAATCACAATCAACCCAACAAGAATTATCTGCGCAGATTAAGGTTTGGATCTGGGCATTAGGCGATCGCCGATTTCTTACTTATATTGCAGTCAATATTATCTTCACAATTTATATTTCTCAATTGCACACTACCCTTCCCCTCTACCTCAAAAATTTTGTGCCAGTTGGATTTTCTGCAACAGGATTTACAGCAAGTACCATTAGTACCCTTTTCGCTTGGCACTTGATAGTTGCTATTTTCGGACAGTTACCAGCTGTTAGTTTGGTCAAACACTTTTTTTACCCCCAAGCGCTTGCAATTTCAGCTATTTTGTGGGCGATCGGATTTAGTTGTATCTGGTTTACTGGTTTGTGTACTACTGGGCATCTATATTGGGCGACTTTAGCATTAGGAGTATTAGCAACTGCTGTAATCTGCTACACACCCTCAGCTTATTCTCTAGTCACCTATTTGGCACCTGCATCCAGGCGAGGGGTTTATTTCTCCATCAACTCCCTATGCTGGGCAATTGGTTATTTTATTGGCCCTTTGCTTGGAGGTTGGGCATTAGATCAATCACAATTATTAGTAAATTACTTCTGGCTGGGGTTAGCCTTGAGTGTTTTCATCGTTCTGGCTATTTTGCTGTATCTGAATCGGATATTGCTTCCTAGTCAATAG
- the recA gene encoding recombinase RecA: protein MAVNTENAGKQKALNMVLNQIERTFGKGTIMRLGDATRMRVETIPSGALTLDLALGGGLPKGRVIEIYGPESSGKTTLALHAVAEVQKNGGIAAYVDAEHALDPTYAGALGVDIENLLVSQPDTGEAALEIVDQLVRSAAVDIVVVDSVAALVPRAEIEGEMGDAHVGLQARLMSQALRKITGNIGKSGCTVIFLNQLRQKIGVTYGNPETTTGGNALKYYASVRLDIRRIQTLKKGSEEFGNRVKVKVAKNKVAPPFRIAEFDIIFGKGISTLGCLVDLAEETGILTRKGAWYSYNGDNISQGRDNAIKYLEEKAEFAEQIKQLVREKLEMGAVVSANSVRKTSEDEEDIEDYSEEE, encoded by the coding sequence ATGGCTGTTAATACTGAAAATGCTGGCAAGCAAAAAGCGCTTAATATGGTACTCAACCAAATAGAGCGTACTTTTGGCAAAGGAACAATCATGCGCTTGGGTGATGCCACCCGGATGCGAGTAGAAACCATTCCCAGTGGGGCGCTGACTCTCGATCTGGCATTAGGCGGTGGTTTGCCCAAAGGACGGGTAATTGAAATTTATGGGCCGGAAAGTTCCGGTAAGACGACACTCGCGCTACATGCAGTCGCAGAAGTGCAAAAAAATGGTGGCATTGCTGCTTATGTAGATGCAGAACATGCCTTAGATCCTACCTACGCTGGAGCTTTGGGTGTTGATATCGAAAATTTGCTAGTTTCCCAACCAGATACTGGAGAAGCAGCTTTAGAAATTGTTGATCAGCTTGTGCGCTCTGCTGCGGTTGACATTGTAGTCGTTGACTCAGTGGCAGCACTAGTTCCCCGTGCGGAAATTGAAGGCGAAATGGGTGATGCTCACGTTGGTCTTCAAGCAAGATTAATGAGTCAAGCTCTACGTAAAATTACTGGCAACATTGGTAAATCTGGTTGCACAGTTATTTTTCTCAACCAGTTGCGGCAAAAAATTGGTGTTACTTATGGCAACCCAGAAACAACTACTGGTGGTAACGCCTTAAAATATTACGCTTCTGTACGCTTGGATATTCGCCGGATTCAAACCCTTAAAAAAGGCTCGGAGGAATTTGGTAACCGCGTCAAAGTCAAAGTCGCTAAAAATAAAGTCGCACCACCTTTTAGAATTGCAGAATTTGACATTATTTTTGGTAAGGGTATCTCTACCTTAGGTTGTCTTGTTGACTTGGCAGAGGAAACTGGCATACTTACACGAAAGGGAGCTTGGTATAGCTACAACGGTGATAATATTTCTCAAGGTCGAGATAACGCGATTAAGTATCTAGAAGAAAAAGCAGAATTTGCCGAACAAATTAAGCAATTAGTACGGGAAAAATTAGAAATGGGAGCTGTTGTTTCTGCTAATTCTGTCAGAAAGACAAGCGAAGATGAAGAAGATATTGAGGATTATTCTGAAGAAGAATAA
- a CDS encoding DUF2811 domain-containing protein produces MNATVSIFTEIPETLHESLKIYLEKHPDWDQNRVLTAALSLFLLQNGDSDRRAARVYLETLFHHC; encoded by the coding sequence ATGAACGCAACAGTAAGCATCTTTACAGAAATTCCTGAAACCCTGCACGAATCGCTCAAAATTTATTTAGAAAAGCATCCTGATTGGGATCAAAACCGAGTTTTGACAGCAGCGCTGTCGTTGTTTTTACTGCAAAATGGAGATAGCGATCGCCGTGCTGCTCGCGTATATTTGGAAACTTTATTTCATCATTGTTAA
- a CDS encoding serine/threonine-protein kinase: MSYCLNPNCPNPENLAYSDRCQSCGSQLLLRDRYRVQKALGQGGFGATFLAFDEALPGEPSCVIKQLRPSGTTPHVLQMARELFEREAVTLGKIGNHPQVPRLLDYFEEHQQFYLVQEYISGPTLQQEVKQTGILSEAGVKQFLSEILPLLQYIHEHKVIHRDIKPANIIRRAQDSRLVLIDFGAVKNQVTQATVNQSEQTALTAYAIGTPGFAPPEQMAMRPVYASDIYALGVTCIYLLTGKSPKDLEYNPTTGELIWESHVQVSDHLVEVLRKMLEISVRNRYKTSEEVLRALDLEPYLESLSKSMMVQSSGDAKDQINQYPEDSGNSCANVSGLSVAQIAAAIRARRAKATEGTGIVHMGKTQQRVVTTKTSTLASKCNDSQQQKSKVMRQLDNQSLLTAYLKGRRDFALHNLSLINLQGANLSEINFHSSQLERANLQGTNLHSSDFGQASLNRANLKDANLSKAFLGNADLEGADLRGADLSYAYLQNANLRGANLCGANLTGAKLSEEQLALAKINWMTVRPNGKRGLL; encoded by the coding sequence ATGAGCTACTGCTTAAATCCTAACTGTCCGAATCCAGAAAATCTAGCTTATAGCGATAGGTGTCAGTCTTGTGGCTCACAACTACTGTTGCGCGATCGCTATCGGGTACAGAAAGCTTTAGGACAAGGTGGCTTTGGGGCAACCTTTCTTGCCTTTGATGAAGCCTTACCAGGCGAACCGAGTTGTGTGATTAAGCAATTACGTCCGTCGGGAACCACACCCCACGTTTTGCAAATGGCACGCGAACTGTTTGAGCGAGAAGCTGTAACTTTGGGCAAGATTGGCAATCACCCCCAAGTACCTAGATTGCTAGATTACTTTGAAGAACATCAACAATTTTACTTAGTTCAGGAATACATTAGTGGTCCCACTTTACAGCAAGAGGTCAAACAAACTGGAATTCTTAGTGAAGCCGGAGTTAAGCAATTCTTAAGTGAGATCCTGCCATTACTGCAATATATACACGAGCATAAGGTGATCCATCGTGATATTAAGCCAGCCAACATCATTCGCCGCGCTCAAGATAGTAGATTAGTTCTCATAGACTTTGGAGCTGTCAAAAATCAAGTTACCCAAGCAACAGTCAATCAATCAGAACAAACGGCATTAACTGCATATGCGATTGGAACACCTGGGTTTGCACCCCCAGAGCAAATGGCAATGCGACCGGTCTATGCTAGTGATATTTATGCTTTAGGGGTAACGTGTATTTATTTACTAACTGGTAAATCTCCTAAAGATTTGGAATACAATCCCACAACAGGCGAGCTGATTTGGGAATCTCATGTGCAAGTAAGCGATCACCTCGTAGAGGTACTGCGGAAAATGCTGGAGATATCAGTACGCAATCGCTATAAAACATCCGAAGAAGTACTTAGAGCACTAGATCTCGAACCATACCTGGAAAGTTTATCAAAAAGTATGATGGTTCAATCTTCTGGAGATGCTAAAGACCAAATAAATCAATATCCGGAAGATTCTGGCAACTCTTGTGCTAATGTTTCTGGTTTAAGTGTGGCACAGATAGCAGCAGCAATTCGCGCTAGACGAGCTAAAGCAACGGAAGGTACTGGTATTGTGCATATGGGGAAGACGCAGCAACGAGTTGTAACGACAAAAACGTCAACTTTGGCTAGCAAGTGCAATGATTCCCAACAGCAAAAGTCTAAAGTCATGCGACAGTTAGATAACCAAAGCCTACTGACAGCTTATCTCAAAGGTAGACGGGATTTTGCCCTTCACAATTTAAGTCTAATTAATTTGCAAGGTGCGAATTTATCAGAAATAAATTTCCATTCTTCTCAATTGGAAAGAGCTAATCTCCAAGGAACTAATCTCCACAGTAGTGATTTTGGGCAAGCTAGTCTCAATAGAGCTAATCTTAAGGATGCAAATTTAAGCAAAGCTTTTCTTGGTAATGCCGATTTAGAAGGAGCAGATCTACGAGGTGCAGATCTCAGCTATGCTTATCTCCAGAATGCTAACCTTCGAGGAGCTAATTTGTGTGGTGCTAATCTTACTGGTGCAAAACTTTCTGAAGAACAACTAGCACTGGCAAAGATAAATTGGATGACAGTACGCCCGAATGGTAAGCGAGGTTTGTTATGA
- the hemL gene encoding glutamate-1-semialdehyde 2,1-aminomutase, which translates to MVNTTIKTTKSQEIFAAAQNLMPGGVSSPVRAFKSVGGQPIVFDHVKGAYIWDVDGNQYIDYVGTWGPAICGHAHPEVITALHEALEKGTSFGAPCLLENVLAEMVIDAVPSIEMVRFVNSGTEACMAVLRLIRAFTGRDKVIKFEGCYHGHADMFLVKAGSGVATLGLPDSPGVPKSVTSNTLTAPFNDLEAVKALFEENRDQIAGVILEPVVGNAGFIPPDAGFLEGLRELTHEHGALLVFDEVMTGFRIAYGGAQEKFGITPDLTTLGKIIGGGLPVGAYGGRRDIMSMVAPAGPMYQAGTLSGNPLAMTAGIKTLELLQKPGTYEYLDQITKKLADGLLQIAQQTGHAACGGQISAMFGLFFASGPIHNYEDAKKSDLGKFARFHRGMLERGIYLAPSQFEAGFTSLAHTEEDIEQTLEAARDVMSNL; encoded by the coding sequence TTGGTAAATACAACGATTAAAACTACCAAATCACAAGAAATCTTCGCCGCTGCTCAAAACCTAATGCCAGGAGGGGTAAGTTCCCCAGTTCGCGCCTTCAAATCTGTGGGAGGACAACCGATTGTTTTCGACCACGTCAAAGGCGCATACATTTGGGATGTAGATGGCAATCAGTATATTGACTATGTAGGAACTTGGGGCCCAGCTATTTGCGGTCATGCCCATCCCGAAGTCATTACGGCACTGCATGAAGCTTTGGAGAAAGGCACCAGCTTTGGCGCACCTTGCCTGCTGGAAAATGTCTTAGCTGAAATGGTCATTGATGCTGTACCTAGCATCGAAATGGTAAGATTTGTGAATTCAGGCACCGAAGCTTGTATGGCAGTGCTAAGGCTGATCAGAGCCTTCACTGGGCGTGACAAAGTGATTAAGTTTGAGGGTTGCTATCACGGTCACGCTGATATGTTTTTAGTGAAGGCAGGCTCCGGTGTTGCTACCCTTGGTTTGCCCGATTCCCCTGGAGTACCTAAATCAGTAACCAGTAATACCCTGACTGCACCTTTCAACGATTTGGAAGCTGTGAAAGCTTTATTTGAGGAGAACCGCGACCAAATCGCTGGAGTTATTCTTGAGCCTGTTGTAGGTAATGCTGGTTTTATTCCTCCTGATGCTGGCTTTTTAGAAGGGTTACGAGAACTTACCCACGAACATGGGGCGTTGCTGGTATTTGACGAGGTGATGACAGGCTTTCGTATTGCCTATGGTGGTGCTCAGGAAAAATTTGGCATTACTCCCGATCTCACAACCTTGGGTAAGATTATCGGTGGCGGTTTGCCTGTAGGAGCTTATGGCGGTCGTCGGGATATTATGTCTATGGTTGCTCCTGCTGGCCCAATGTATCAAGCAGGAACTCTTTCTGGTAATCCTTTGGCAATGACTGCGGGAATTAAAACGCTAGAATTGCTGCAAAAACCGGGTACCTACGAGTATCTAGATCAAATTACTAAAAAGTTAGCAGATGGTTTGTTGCAAATTGCTCAACAAACAGGTCACGCTGCTTGTGGTGGTCAGATTAGTGCTATGTTTGGTTTGTTCTTTGCATCTGGCCCTATCCATAACTACGAAGACGCCAAAAAATCGGATTTGGGCAAGTTTGCTCGCTTCCATCGTGGGATGCTAGAGCGTGGTATTTACCTGGCACCGTCGCAGTTTGAAGCTGGATTTACCTCTTTAGCTCATACCGAGGAAGATATTGAGCAAACTCTAGAAGCGGCAAGGGATGTAATGTCCAATTTGTAA
- a CDS encoding Coq4 family protein, producing MLNIFQKIKTLINYKTSDNLGDFAILKSDFFGAKINPIVASKLQQVVGYHPPIDLEKLSQYPQNTFGRQYANHMRENNLKPLKISSELEDVAKRNTFALRYVVTHDIFHVLLGFDTSYAGEIGVLAFAAEQNYSKSLKISLWFAKLLYPILAPWQIKAIFGNLKKGQELGKKAEFLLGYRFEEHWEESIEEIRKRLKLPQISSISQPLSTVS from the coding sequence ATGTTAAATATTTTCCAGAAAATCAAAACACTTATAAATTATAAAACCTCTGATAACTTAGGAGATTTTGCTATTCTCAAATCTGATTTTTTTGGTGCTAAAATTAATCCTATTGTTGCATCTAAATTGCAACAGGTGGTAGGATACCATCCTCCAATTGATTTAGAAAAATTAAGCCAATATCCCCAAAATACTTTTGGACGACAATATGCAAATCACATGAGAGAAAATAACCTCAAGCCACTGAAAATTAGTTCTGAACTAGAGGATGTAGCCAAACGCAATACATTTGCGCTTCGATATGTAGTTACGCATGATATTTTTCATGTTTTGTTAGGCTTTGATACTAGTTACGCTGGAGAAATAGGTGTTCTTGCTTTTGCTGCCGAGCAAAACTATAGCAAATCATTAAAAATTAGTTTGTGGTTTGCCAAGTTGCTTTATCCTATTCTCGCTCCTTGGCAAATCAAAGCAATTTTTGGAAATTTGAAAAAAGGACAAGAATTAGGTAAAAAAGCAGAATTTTTATTAGGGTATCGTTTTGAAGAACACTGGGAAGAATCGATTGAAGAGATTAGGAAAAGATTAAAATTACCGCAAATTTCATCGATTTCACAGCCATTGAGTACAGTCAGTTGA
- a CDS encoding metallothionein produces MTTVTQMKCACESCLCIVSLEDAIQKEGKYYCSEACAEGHKTMKGCGHGGCGC; encoded by the coding sequence ATGACAACCGTCACCCAAATGAAATGTGCTTGTGAATCTTGCTTGTGTATTGTTTCTCTAGAAGATGCAATTCAAAAAGAGGGTAAATATTATTGCTCTGAAGCTTGTGCTGAAGGTCATAAAACAATGAAAGGTTGTGGTCACGGTGGCTGTGGTTGTTAA
- a CDS encoding 1-acyl-sn-glycerol-3-phosphate acyltransferase: MSKSPLIPQPQQSETQASLLPPVTEETINRAIDGVAYARDRHANEMIRQALLSQEAVIEGGSERKISGEVRRRVLRSLIHALFQVNLEFPELIPTTPALVVANHLNHIDPFLLLSELPAHPYYHILGDARTLYNQWWKRQFLRLAKGVIPIERIWKEEIAVIEAAKAGRDDLAELATNIEKYVPQGNSIETLRRVDRIAQNIFARGEGIILFPEGRLGNIEGQLSVPLKRGAAIYALRSGVPILPIALIGTQDLYFRKKLTVRIGKPLVFPQANRPKAQESQKATDELEAALIELLPKDYREPEEPKFLHHFLNHMFW, from the coding sequence ATGTCGAAAAGTCCCCTAATACCCCAACCACAGCAAAGTGAAACACAAGCATCACTCTTGCCACCAGTCACCGAAGAAACAATCAACAGGGCAATAGACGGTGTTGCCTATGCACGCGATCGCCATGCCAATGAGATGATCCGTCAAGCACTATTGTCACAAGAAGCAGTTATTGAGGGTGGATCAGAACGCAAAATTAGCGGTGAAGTTCGACGCAGAGTACTACGAAGTTTAATTCACGCCTTATTTCAAGTCAATTTAGAGTTTCCAGAACTAATTCCCACAACCCCAGCTTTGGTTGTAGCGAATCATCTTAACCACATAGATCCATTTCTTTTGCTGTCGGAGCTACCAGCGCATCCTTACTATCACATCTTAGGTGACGCTCGCACACTTTATAACCAATGGTGGAAGCGCCAATTTCTTAGACTTGCAAAAGGAGTCATACCTATAGAACGTATCTGGAAAGAAGAAATAGCTGTCATTGAAGCTGCAAAGGCAGGGCGAGACGATTTGGCTGAATTAGCAACAAATATTGAAAAATATGTTCCTCAAGGTAACTCGATAGAAACTTTACGACGTGTAGATCGCATTGCCCAAAACATTTTTGCTCGTGGTGAGGGAATTATTTTGTTTCCTGAGGGAAGACTTGGCAATATTGAAGGGCAGTTGTCTGTACCTCTCAAACGTGGTGCTGCAATTTACGCTTTGCGTTCTGGAGTACCGATTTTACCCATAGCACTCATTGGGACTCAAGACTTGTATTTTCGTAAAAAATTAACAGTACGTATTGGCAAACCATTAGTATTTCCCCAAGCTAACCGTCCAAAAGCACAAGAATCACAAAAAGCCACTGATGAATTAGAAGCAGCACTAATCGAACTTTTGCCCAAAGACTACCGAGAACCAGAAGAACCAAAGTTTTTACATCACTTTCTCAATCATATGTTTTGGTGA